In Ferroplasma sp., a single window of DNA contains:
- a CDS encoding DUF2079 domain-containing protein: MHSGKTSNSISRPPHGRSTYSILIIILSGMFSILFSYYSILKAYTINAYGWDLGLYSQAFYSAIHGRLFYTNLAGGSFLAEHFSPLMFAILPFFYLYPSPYTLLVLQSIFISFAAVPLYYLSLVLFSRAEKIGKIKKPELYAFIISLAFLLSPLTESPVYFDFHIMVFLPFFYFMSVYFFLQRKLFLNIIFLALIASIHSSFIFIVIMMVIMEFIMWYKENHRESRDVRRWAIFSVSGIAILIIYYIIAGIVKGDINHSTTVSLFVSGESGAASRSLEGLVITLIYNPVKFINYVISNYEIKILFLLLAFMAVDFASIDSPAGLLPAIPYLAYAMTSSYIPYYFIGYQYSMMFIPVVFVSGSFGIEKLMELKQDGTGRKRFKFRNIRNTFIAITAFAIASFIVVSPISPMSLEPSAIHSIYNDSRGYMERENQFMYSLAKDVNMNATLVTGNSLYPLFYSDMNATAFPYGNISMDSNYTYLIANFNDSQTYLNDGNNISLSGLASAYMNSGSYGIIAEGYGIIALEYHYRGIPLLTGPFSVNYRGSLFNVTGNIITGPFPDKGLTSFQELDLEGSNIHAGNSTYLLPGNYTYKLSFNNTSHNPLKQINITICGDYGKTIIANISGSRENITGNELTFNLSTPYIYTGVIYRIDVYSNDYTLYNMSVSR; this comes from the coding sequence ATGCATTCCGGGAAGACATCAAATTCTATAAGCAGGCCGCCACATGGCAGATCCACATATAGTATCCTTATTATCATACTTTCCGGTATGTTTTCTATTCTCTTTTCCTATTATTCTATTTTGAAAGCATATACAATAAATGCCTATGGATGGGATCTTGGATTATATTCACAGGCATTTTATTCAGCAATTCATGGAAGGTTGTTCTATACAAATCTTGCAGGTGGAAGTTTTCTGGCCGAACATTTTTCCCCCCTCATGTTTGCTATACTCCCGTTCTTTTATTTATATCCGAGCCCGTATACTCTACTCGTCCTACAATCCATATTTATCAGTTTTGCAGCGGTGCCGCTTTATTATCTTTCGCTGGTGCTTTTTTCAAGGGCAGAAAAAATAGGAAAAATAAAAAAACCTGAGCTATATGCATTCATAATATCACTTGCATTTCTGCTCTCCCCTCTCACTGAAAGCCCTGTATATTTTGATTTTCATATCATGGTATTTCTTCCGTTTTTTTATTTCATGTCCGTATATTTCTTTCTGCAGAGGAAGCTATTTCTTAATATTATATTTCTTGCATTGATAGCTTCTATTCATTCATCCTTCATCTTTATAGTAATAATGATGGTTATAATGGAATTTATAATGTGGTATAAGGAAAACCACAGGGAATCCCGGGATGTAAGGAGATGGGCAATATTCTCAGTATCGGGCATAGCCATACTGATTATATATTATATCATAGCGGGTATAGTCAAGGGCGATATTAACCATTCAACAACTGTTTCTCTTTTTGTTAGTGGGGAATCTGGAGCTGCATCAAGAAGCCTCGAAGGTCTGGTAATAACCCTAATTTATAATCCCGTGAAGTTCATAAATTATGTTATCTCTAATTATGAAATTAAAATACTCTTCCTTCTTCTGGCCTTTATGGCAGTGGATTTTGCATCAATAGATTCGCCAGCAGGTCTCCTGCCTGCAATCCCCTATCTAGCGTATGCCATGACGTCATCGTACATACCATATTATTTCATCGGTTACCAGTATTCAATGATGTTCATTCCGGTAGTATTTGTTTCCGGATCATTTGGAATAGAAAAATTAATGGAATTGAAACAAGATGGAACAGGTAGGAAACGCTTTAAATTCCGGAATATCAGAAATACTTTTATTGCCATAACTGCATTCGCCATAGCATCATTTATAGTTGTATCACCTATATCACCCATGTCCCTGGAGCCATCTGCCATACACAGCATATACAACGATTCAAGGGGGTATATGGAACGTGAAAACCAGTTTATGTATTCACTTGCTAAGGATGTGAATATGAACGCAACCCTTGTTACCGGAAACAGCCTTTATCCACTCTTTTACAGTGATATGAATGCCACGGCATTCCCATATGGGAACATTTCCATGGATAGTAATTATACCTATCTGATAGCCAATTTCAACGATAGCCAGACTTATTTGAATGATGGAAACAATATATCCCTTTCAGGCCTGGCATCTGCATATATGAATAGCGGGTCATATGGGATTATTGCAGAGGGTTATGGAATTATCGCACTGGAGTATCATTATAGAGGCATTCCTCTACTGACAGGTCCATTTTCTGTCAATTATCGTGGATCACTCTTTAATGTAACAGGAAATATAATCACTGGCCCTTTTCCTGATAAAGGACTTACCAGCTTCCAGGAACTGGATCTTGAAGGATCCAATATACATGCCGGAAACAGTACCTATCTGCTGCCCGGAAATTATACATATAAACTCTCTTTCAATAATACCTCCCATAATCCTCTAAAACAGATAAACATAACAATATGCGGGGATTATGGGAAAACTATAATTGCAAATATCTCAGGGTCCAGGGAAAACATTACCGGCAATGAACTAACCTTCAATTTAAGCACCCCCTACATTTATACTGGAGTTATTTACAGAATAGATGTATATTCGAATGATTATACTCTTTATAATATGTCAGTTTCCAGATGA
- a CDS encoding APC family permease — protein sequence MLMIGLVGSFGNGALFGTVVMVAGAGPEAILAFVLGAIIYSSIGFSYMELSKVYPEAGGPTRYTIYTHGRWTNIINALSDIIWYIFIPPIEVIAIIAGLNYFDPVFLTVTGAPTYLGVGIGLALMLALIPFNYYGVKQFGQASLYSGVVKLFFYLSMSLGLIFIVFDYKDLYAYHGLFPYGPTALFAIMPYAMYDFGAIRVIPDLAEETNMTDKLPRAIGLVILFETLIYISVAFAVLMGTHWSLLGIIPGHFNQLTPAFHGDNPFFILGKQSGVLYVFIAAVITGVLAPFVTGYIYLGSGTRVLFSMGRSGYISKSLKSIDSKHSIPLVSLIIFAAVGTFLVFVTAPDPSIYTFIDDATAAGYIGLIATPIALIVSRRQGITKKGDMVRGMNIIAPLATGASGLIVFWTGWPSEPYAVILIAAGAVIFGIWSKVKIGAKNALWYVFFIGFVTFMVATSHDGLTSAVFPQFFGYLEGTLITFLVCTLLVYPLGVLSGFKKQFIHKDFTEELYTKKGAEEWKESQ from the coding sequence ATGTTAATGATTGGACTGGTCGGGTCTTTTGGCAATGGTGCCCTTTTTGGTACGGTGGTAATGGTGGCAGGGGCAGGGCCAGAGGCCATCCTGGCATTTGTTCTGGGAGCCATAATATATTCCTCCATTGGATTTTCATATATGGAGCTTTCAAAGGTTTATCCGGAGGCTGGAGGGCCTACAAGATATACTATTTATACACATGGAAGATGGACAAACATCATTAATGCGCTGTCCGATATTATATGGTATATATTTATACCTCCAATTGAGGTAATAGCAATTATTGCAGGCCTGAACTACTTTGATCCTGTATTTCTTACCGTGACAGGAGCCCCCACATATCTCGGTGTAGGAATTGGGCTCGCACTGATGCTTGCCCTGATACCATTCAACTACTATGGTGTCAAGCAGTTCGGGCAGGCATCGCTTTACTCAGGCGTGGTTAAACTCTTCTTCTACCTTTCAATGTCCCTTGGTTTAATATTCATAGTGTTCGACTACAAGGATCTTTATGCGTACCACGGACTTTTCCCTTACGGGCCCACTGCGCTGTTTGCCATAATGCCATATGCAATGTATGATTTCGGGGCCATTAGGGTAATACCGGATCTGGCTGAGGAAACCAACATGACCGATAAGCTTCCTAGGGCCATAGGCCTTGTAATACTCTTCGAAACACTCATATATATCAGTGTGGCATTTGCAGTTCTAATGGGAACTCACTGGAGCCTGCTGGGAATTATTCCGGGGCATTTTAACCAGCTAACGCCGGCATTCCATGGCGATAACCCATTCTTTATTCTGGGTAAACAGAGTGGAGTTCTCTATGTATTTATCGCAGCAGTTATCACAGGGGTCCTGGCACCATTTGTTACCGGGTATATTTATCTGGGAAGTGGCACCAGGGTACTTTTCTCCATGGGAAGGTCTGGTTATATAAGCAAATCCCTCAAATCAATAGATTCAAAACATAGCATACCCCTGGTATCCCTGATCATATTTGCCGCAGTGGGTACATTCCTTGTATTTGTTACCGCACCTGATCCCAGCATATATACGTTCATTGATGATGCCACAGCTGCAGGTTATATAGGACTTATAGCCACCCCTATAGCACTTATCGTGTCCCGCAGGCAGGGCATTACTAAAAAAGGTGATATGGTGCGTGGAATGAATATCATTGCACCACTGGCAACCGGCGCAAGTGGGCTGATCGTTTTCTGGACAGGCTGGCCATCAGAACCATATGCAGTAATATTGATAGCGGCTGGAGCAGTTATATTCGGCATCTGGTCCAAGGTAAAGATCGGTGCAAAGAATGCTCTCTGGTATGTCTTTTTCATAGGCTTTGTTACATTCATGGTGGCAACAAGCCACGATGGTTTGACCTCGGCCGTATTCCCGCAATTCTTTGGATATCTGGAGGGGACCCTGATAACATTCCTGGTATGTACATTACTGGTATATCCATTAGGCGTACTTTCCGGTTTCAAAAAGCAATTTATACACAAGGATTTCACAGAAGAGCTTTACACCAAGAAAGGTGCAGAGGAATGGAAAGAAAGCCAGTAA
- the polX gene encoding DNA polymerase/3'-5' exonuclease PolX, with amino-acid sequence MKNIELSLIFNEMYYMLNTDEKARFEALAYQRAARSIESMQDDISEIYEKSGINGLMKIPGIGKGLAEHIEEYLTTGRIKKYDELKKRFPIDFNEFSGIEGFGPKKAMILYEKLGIKNISDLKKAAEEHKIRDIPGFGEKSEALILKNISMVAATGSRILLGTGLNEARKIVTYLLSQKSVSRCEIAGSTRRMRETVGDIDILVTSEQPGKVMDLFIKYGGVKSTVVRGETKTTVLLDIGTTCDLRVIKLESFGSALQYFTGSKDHNIKVRKIAIDHNYKLNEYGLYSGDKNIVEGKDEIAIYEELGMDYIPPEMREDRGEIDLALSHKIPSLIELPDIKGDLHLHTRESDGMNTTDEMIAAAMKKNYEYMAITNHSKSLRVAHGMNDEQFIEYFKKIDRISSKYNIKILKGGEVDILKDGSLDLKDDTLKEMDVVIASVHLDTSMNTEDITDRVINAVKTNMVNVLGHPTGKLINKREAFQINLDEVAKYCSKYKTAMEINASPERLDLNDENILRTSRYGISYSINTDSHNIYGYDNMELGVGTARRGWLTKNNVINTMNLKDLIKFLEK; translated from the coding sequence GAAATGTATTATATGCTCAACACTGACGAAAAGGCGCGTTTTGAGGCACTCGCCTATCAGAGGGCAGCCAGATCCATTGAATCGATGCAGGATGACATTTCAGAAATTTATGAAAAAAGCGGGATCAATGGGCTGATGAAAATTCCCGGAATAGGAAAGGGACTCGCGGAGCATATTGAGGAATACCTAACCACCGGGAGAATAAAAAAATATGATGAATTAAAAAAGAGATTCCCCATAGATTTCAATGAATTTTCAGGAATAGAGGGATTCGGTCCCAAAAAGGCAATGATTTTATACGAAAAACTTGGAATTAAGAATATTTCTGACTTAAAAAAGGCAGCAGAGGAACATAAAATAAGGGATATTCCCGGGTTTGGAGAAAAAAGCGAGGCACTTATCCTGAAAAATATATCCATGGTTGCTGCCACAGGTTCCAGAATTTTGCTGGGAACTGGATTAAATGAGGCCAGAAAGATTGTGACATATCTTTTATCTCAAAAAAGTGTGTCCAGATGTGAGATTGCAGGTTCAACCAGAAGGATGAGGGAAACCGTGGGAGACATAGATATACTGGTTACATCCGAACAGCCCGGGAAGGTAATGGATTTATTCATAAAGTATGGAGGTGTTAAATCCACTGTTGTAAGGGGAGAAACAAAAACTACTGTTCTTCTGGACATCGGGACAACCTGTGACCTGCGTGTCATAAAACTGGAAAGCTTTGGATCTGCACTGCAATACTTTACCGGCAGTAAAGATCACAATATAAAGGTAAGAAAAATTGCAATAGACCATAATTATAAGCTGAATGAATATGGGTTATATTCCGGTGATAAAAATATAGTGGAAGGTAAGGATGAAATAGCCATATACGAAGAACTGGGCATGGATTATATCCCGCCAGAAATGCGGGAAGACCGTGGAGAGATAGACCTTGCATTATCACATAAAATCCCTTCATTGATTGAATTGCCAGATATAAAAGGTGATCTGCATCTTCATACCAGGGAAAGCGATGGAATGAACACCACAGATGAGATGATAGCAGCTGCCATGAAGAAGAACTATGAATACATGGCCATAACGAATCATTCAAAAAGCCTGAGAGTTGCTCATGGAATGAATGATGAACAGTTCATAGAATATTTTAAAAAGATAGATAGGATATCCAGTAAGTATAATATAAAAATTTTAAAGGGTGGAGAGGTCGACATATTGAAAGATGGAAGTCTGGATCTTAAGGACGATACATTGAAAGAAATGGACGTGGTTATAGCCTCTGTACATCTCGATACCAGCATGAACACTGAAGATATCACCGATAGGGTAATAAATGCAGTTAAAACAAATATGGTAAATGTTCTAGGACATCCCACCGGAAAATTGATAAACAAAAGGGAAGCTTTTCAGATTAACCTGGATGAGGTTGCAAAATACTGCAGCAAATATAAAACTGCAATGGAAATAAATGCCTCCCCTGAGCGTCTGGACCTGAACGATGAAAATATTCTCAGGACCTCCAGATACGGGATTTCTTACTCCATAAATACTGATTCTCATAATATATACGGTTATGATAATATGGAACTGGGAGTGGGCACAGCAAGAAGGGGATGGCTTACCAAAAATAATGTAATCAACACAATGAATTTAAAAGATTTAATAAAATTTCTAGAAAAATAA